One region of Lactobacillus johnsonii genomic DNA includes:
- a CDS encoding DUF177 domain-containing protein has translation MLKFSYSQIKNSRNPLTHVDENVELSKEFFDRSKELLEDAKNVHVTGDLFYDEPFVTGNFTVEADVVAPSTRSLKPVKMHQKFNFTENYSEVEPTQEQLDEEDTIVTVKDDTIDLQKAVEDNLLLSLPSVILTPEEEAKGDFPEGEGWKVVSQEAYQEQQSNKENPAFAKLKDLFKDEKNK, from the coding sequence ATGTTAAAGTTTTCATATTCGCAAATTAAAAATAGTCGTAATCCATTAACTCATGTTGATGAGAACGTTGAGTTAAGTAAAGAGTTTTTTGATAGAAGTAAAGAATTACTGGAAGATGCAAAGAATGTTCATGTTACCGGTGACCTCTTCTATGATGAACCTTTTGTTACTGGTAACTTTACTGTCGAAGCAGATGTTGTGGCACCTTCAACTCGTAGCTTAAAACCAGTAAAAATGCATCAAAAATTCAACTTTACTGAGAACTATAGTGAAGTTGAACCAACTCAAGAACAGCTTGATGAAGAAGATACAATTGTAACTGTTAAAGACGATACAATTGATCTTCAAAAGGCTGTAGAAGATAACTTGCTTTTAAGCTTACCATCAGTGATCTTGACTCCTGAAGAAGAAGCTAAAGGAGACTTTCCTGAAGGAGAGGGCTGGAAGGTTGTTTCTCAAGAAGCTTATCAAGAACAGCAATCTAATAAAGAAAATCCTGCTTTTGCTAAGCTTAAGGATTTATTTAAAGATGAAAAAAACAAGTAA
- a CDS encoding response regulator transcription factor yields the protein MSKILIIEDEKNLARFVELELRHEKYETQVEGNGRKGLDLALNEDFDAILLDLMLPDLNGLEIARRVRQEKTTPIIMMTARDSVIDRVSGLDHGADDYIVKPFAIEELLARLRAVLRRVQIEKRAMGDTMGVQKVVHFNDLTIETANRIVHRGDSTVDLTKREYNLLMTLIENKNNVVTREQLLNKIWGPESKIETNVVEVYVRYLRNKIDVPGRPSYIKTVRGTGYMVRTDENDEAREETK from the coding sequence ATGAGTAAAATTCTGATTATTGAAGATGAAAAAAATCTTGCCCGTTTTGTAGAACTAGAATTAAGACATGAAAAATATGAAACTCAAGTTGAAGGAAACGGTCGGAAAGGATTGGATTTAGCTTTAAATGAAGATTTTGACGCAATTTTATTAGATTTAATGTTGCCAGATCTTAATGGATTAGAAATTGCTCGTCGTGTTCGCCAAGAAAAAACAACTCCAATTATTATGATGACTGCAAGAGATTCAGTAATTGACCGTGTCTCAGGTTTAGACCACGGTGCTGATGATTATATTGTTAAACCTTTTGCAATCGAAGAATTATTAGCTCGTTTACGTGCTGTTTTAAGAAGAGTACAAATTGAAAAGAGAGCTATGGGCGATACGATGGGAGTTCAAAAGGTAGTTCACTTCAATGATTTAACTATTGAAACAGCTAATCGAATTGTTCACCGCGGAGATAGTACAGTTGATCTAACTAAACGTGAATACAACTTGTTAATGACATTAATTGAAAATAAGAATAATGTTGTTACAAGAGAGCAGCTTTTAAACAAAATTTGGGGACCTGAATCTAAGATTGAAACGAATGTTGTTGAAGTCTATGTGCGTTATTTACGTAATAAGATTGATGTACCGGGCCGTCCATCATACATCAAGACTGTTCGTGGTACCGGTTATATGGTAAGAACTGATGAAAATGATGAAGCACGTGAAGAAACAAAATAA
- the pheT gene encoding phenylalanine--tRNA ligase subunit beta — protein MLVSYNWLKDFLDLDEDPKDLGEKITRTGVEIASVDHPAEGLKKIVVGHILECEDIEGTHLHKCQVDVGEEEPIQIVCGAPNVAAGEDVIVALHGARIAGNEKIKRGKIRGIKSNGMICGLQEIGFEDKVVPAKYADGIFVFPKDADVKPGEEVYKALGMDDYILDFDITPNRADTLSMEGAAYEVGAIVDEKPKVEPVVLKEDGPDWTNELDVQVDEKLAPKFYLRKISNVKIGESPLWMQRRLWNAGIRPINNVVDVTNYVMLLTGQPMHAYDARTFKDGKLEVRKANKNEKLTLLNDKEVELDPNDIIITDGQKPVMMAGVMGGKNSEVEDDTTDVILESAVFDGTSVRKSALRHANRTEASSRFEKGVNWDNTQKALDMAALLLRNDADGTVNEGEIKATDAQRNPSVVKTTVSYINKVLGTELSRAEMEKIFDQLGFTVAGSEDELVVTIPNRRWDISIPADLVEEVGRIYGYDNLKSTQPLLAETHGGYSAKETAMRRIKDIVQGQGLMEAISYSLTSPEKAISFTKDPKPVVEVQWPLNSSRSTMRENLITGLVDAASYNMARKQKELALFEQGRVYDHENNTFNEHEHLAALYSGHTLAANWQHLDQKIDFYFVKGQLTNLFRAIGIKDEDVEYRAELVQGMHPTRTAGIYINDQYVGLIGMLAHAVTTLDKALRGSEIYVYEIDLDAIVSMLHKGMKAKAAPKFPAIERDLSLLVPNDVTNAQIEAQIKLNGGKYLYDIRVIDVYAGSQIESGHKSISYSLTFLNEKDTLTDEVVATAMEKIEADLKESLKIKVR, from the coding sequence ATGCTTGTTTCATATAATTGGTTAAAAGATTTTCTTGATTTAGATGAAGATCCTAAAGATTTAGGAGAAAAGATTACTAGAACTGGTGTTGAGATCGCATCTGTAGATCACCCAGCAGAAGGATTAAAAAAAATAGTAGTTGGACACATTTTAGAGTGTGAGGATATTGAAGGAACTCACTTACACAAATGCCAAGTTGATGTTGGTGAAGAAGAACCAATTCAGATTGTTTGTGGTGCTCCTAATGTTGCAGCTGGTGAAGATGTTATTGTTGCTTTACACGGGGCAAGAATTGCCGGAAATGAAAAAATTAAGCGTGGTAAAATTCGCGGAATTAAATCAAATGGCATGATTTGCGGACTTCAAGAAATTGGTTTTGAAGATAAGGTAGTTCCTGCAAAATATGCAGATGGAATTTTTGTTTTCCCTAAAGATGCAGATGTAAAACCAGGTGAAGAAGTATACAAAGCACTTGGCATGGATGACTATATTTTAGATTTTGATATTACTCCAAACCGTGCTGATACTTTATCAATGGAAGGTGCCGCTTATGAAGTTGGTGCAATTGTTGATGAAAAACCTAAAGTTGAACCAGTAGTGCTTAAGGAAGATGGACCTGACTGGACTAATGAATTAGATGTACAAGTTGATGAAAAACTAGCACCTAAGTTTTACTTAAGAAAAATTTCTAATGTAAAAATTGGTGAAAGTCCATTGTGGATGCAAAGACGCCTTTGGAATGCAGGAATTCGTCCGATTAATAATGTGGTCGATGTTACTAATTATGTAATGCTTTTAACTGGTCAACCAATGCATGCTTATGATGCTCGTACTTTTAAGGACGGTAAACTAGAAGTTAGAAAAGCAAATAAAAATGAAAAGCTTACATTATTGAACGATAAAGAAGTGGAATTAGATCCAAACGATATCATCATTACTGACGGTCAAAAGCCTGTTATGATGGCCGGTGTCATGGGTGGTAAGAACTCAGAAGTTGAAGACGATACTACTGATGTAATCTTAGAATCTGCCGTTTTTGATGGAACTAGTGTAAGAAAATCTGCATTGCGTCACGCTAACAGAACTGAAGCATCAAGTCGATTTGAAAAAGGTGTTAACTGGGATAATACTCAAAAAGCCTTGGATATGGCTGCATTGTTATTGCGTAATGATGCGGATGGTACAGTTAATGAAGGTGAAATAAAAGCAACTGATGCTCAAAGAAATCCCTCAGTAGTTAAAACCACTGTATCTTATATTAATAAGGTATTGGGAACTGAGTTAAGCAGAGCTGAAATGGAAAAGATCTTTGATCAGTTAGGTTTTACTGTTGCAGGCTCTGAAGATGAGTTAGTAGTTACCATTCCTAATAGAAGATGGGATATTTCTATTCCAGCAGATTTAGTAGAAGAAGTTGGCCGAATTTATGGTTATGATAACTTGAAATCTACTCAACCACTTTTAGCTGAAACTCATGGTGGTTACTCAGCAAAAGAAACTGCTATGCGTAGAATTAAGGATATCGTTCAAGGTCAAGGATTGATGGAAGCAATTTCTTACTCGTTGACTTCCCCAGAAAAAGCAATTTCATTTACTAAAGATCCTAAACCAGTAGTTGAAGTTCAATGGCCATTAAACTCAAGTCGTTCAACTATGAGAGAAAACCTAATAACAGGATTGGTTGATGCTGCAAGCTATAATATGGCCCGTAAGCAAAAAGAACTAGCTTTATTTGAACAAGGCAGAGTTTATGATCATGAAAATAATACATTTAATGAACATGAACATTTAGCTGCTCTTTATTCAGGACATACTTTAGCAGCCAATTGGCAACATTTAGACCAAAAGATTGACTTCTATTTTGTAAAGGGCCAATTAACTAACTTATTTAGAGCAATTGGTATCAAAGATGAAGATGTAGAGTATCGCGCTGAACTGGTTCAAGGAATGCATCCAACTAGAACTGCCGGTATTTATATTAATGATCAATACGTTGGTCTAATTGGAATGTTAGCCCATGCTGTTACTACACTTGACAAAGCATTACGTGGCAGTGAGATATATGTTTATGAAATTGATTTAGATGCAATTGTTTCTATGCTTCATAAAGGGATGAAAGCTAAGGCTGCTCCAAAATTCCCAGCTATTGAGCGAGATTTATCTCTATTAGTACCTAATGATGTAACTAATGCACAAATTGAAGCTCAAATTAAGTTAAATGGAGGCAAATATCTTTACGATATTCGAGTAATCGATGTTTATGCCGGAAGTCAAATTGAATCAGGTCATAAATCAATTTCTTACTCATTAACTTTCTTAAATGAAAAAGACACATTAACTGATGAAGTTGTAGCTACAGCAATGGAAAAAATTGAAGCAGATCTGAAAGAAAGTCTAAAGATTAAAGTTCGTTAA
- the yidC gene encoding membrane protein insertase YidC, with protein MKSKTKYFSLFAMITVLALTLTGCANNGHSIYQAPTSGPYAWIFSLFGKPIQNIMLAVEHQIGGSNGAGWAIIIITFVVQLIVMPLRLASQRKMTTQQEKTQKLQPQMRLIQEALKKPGLTQPQQMQISQLQMRVYKENNMSMMGGMGCLPLLIQLPIMMGIYQAVAYSKELAASSFFGISLGQRSIILTIIATLLYVVQGYLSMVGIPEEQKKAMQMTLILSPAMTFFISISAPGALALYFLVGGLIAILQQLITTFVIMPKVKRDVAAELNERPLKVVVTQETIDNILNTTSSSNSTPEANKDLHQDLRARNAGKQKRPNDSDKD; from the coding sequence ATGAAATCAAAAACTAAATATTTTAGTCTCTTTGCCATGATAACTGTGCTAGCACTTACCTTAACAGGATGTGCTAACAATGGTCATAGCATCTATCAAGCACCCACTAGTGGGCCATATGCTTGGATCTTTAGTCTATTTGGCAAACCAATTCAAAATATCATGTTAGCAGTCGAACATCAAATTGGTGGCTCAAATGGAGCTGGCTGGGCAATTATTATTATTACCTTTGTTGTTCAGCTCATTGTTATGCCACTTCGACTAGCTTCTCAGCGTAAAATGACTACCCAACAAGAAAAAACGCAAAAGCTTCAACCTCAAATGAGATTGATCCAAGAAGCACTTAAGAAGCCTGGGCTAACACAACCACAGCAAATGCAAATTAGCCAACTTCAAATGCGTGTTTATAAAGAAAATAATATGTCAATGATGGGCGGAATGGGCTGCTTACCATTACTTATTCAGCTTCCAATCATGATGGGAATTTATCAAGCTGTAGCTTACTCTAAAGAATTAGCAGCTTCAAGTTTCTTTGGCATTTCTCTTGGACAACGATCCATTATCTTAACAATTATTGCTACGTTGCTGTATGTAGTTCAGGGTTATCTTTCAATGGTTGGAATACCTGAAGAACAAAAGAAAGCAATGCAAATGACTTTAATTCTAAGTCCAGCTATGACTTTCTTTATTAGTATTTCTGCTCCAGGCGCTTTAGCACTTTACTTCTTAGTCGGTGGACTTATTGCTATCTTGCAACAATTAATTACTACTTTTGTTATTATGCCAAAAGTAAAAAGAGATGTTGCAGCTGAATTAAACGAACGTCCACTTAAAGTAGTTGTTACTCAAGAAACAATCGATAACATTCTTAACACTACTTCTTCATCAAACTCCACTCCTGAGGCAAATAAAGATCTTCATCAAGATTTACGTGCACGTAATGCCGGTAAACAAAAGCGTCCAAATGATTCTGACAAAGATTAA
- a CDS encoding winged helix-turn-helix transcriptional regulator, which translates to MSQEIESKTKMTDCPDPEDYSLCSHFIDAFGIIGKKWNGLIISSLCDTNAMRFKDLARCISKCSDRVLVERLKELEKDGIVNRTVDKKSGIISYTLTQKGADLQPVFEQVHNWADKWA; encoded by the coding sequence ATGTCCCAAGAAATTGAAAGCAAAACTAAAATGACTGACTGTCCGGATCCAGAAGACTATTCACTGTGTTCGCATTTTATTGATGCTTTTGGAATTATTGGTAAAAAATGGAACGGCTTAATTATTAGCTCTTTGTGTGATACCAACGCAATGCGTTTTAAGGATTTAGCACGTTGTATTAGTAAGTGCTCTGACCGTGTTTTAGTTGAACGACTAAAAGAACTAGAAAAAGATGGTATTGTTAACCGTACTGTAGATAAAAAGAGTGGAATTATTAGCTATACCCTGACTCAAAAGGGTGCCGATTTACAACCTGTTTTTGAACAAGTCCATAATTGGGCTGATAAATGGGCTTAA
- a CDS encoding acylphosphatase, whose amino-acid sequence MKTVTMRVTGLVQGVGFRWTTQMIAQELGITGTVKNNPDGSVSIVAQGDELPLEHFIKKIKASPSVAAHVDHVDLKIIPNTEKFTRFSVVY is encoded by the coding sequence ATGAAGACAGTTACAATGAGAGTTACAGGCTTAGTACAAGGAGTTGGCTTTAGATGGACAACTCAAATGATTGCCCAAGAATTAGGAATCACCGGTACTGTTAAAAATAATCCAGATGGGTCTGTATCAATTGTAGCTCAAGGGGATGAACTCCCTTTAGAGCATTTTATCAAAAAAATTAAAGCATCTCCTTCAGTTGCTGCCCATGTTGATCATGTAGATTTAAAGATAATTCCCAATACAGAAAAATTTACTCGCTTTAGTGTGGTTTATTGA
- a CDS encoding HAMP domain-containing sensor histidine kinase translates to MKMMKHVKKQNKSKKETLKSSLTFKWVSLVAATITVSFVIFSIAIYSLVKQQIISQERNLTESVATTFQRRLVEIPTSLQISNVVPQLSPNTNRILEGQTPITSNNGGNVFNDDVLATLSNRDTSITIYNPAGDVVFSNGNVPDEGMPQFSKTENHVLKVVTTQGKIHMKVYQKIFSERTHRLTGYLIVDNSMDQQNQVLKSIRHWMISLSVIAIVVFIGLSYLIVNSVVQPIKKMSQISHDINKDPTDKRRVPDLHRNDELGELAISFNKMLDRMQAYMQQQKQFVGDVSHELRTPVAVIEGHLNLLERWGKDDPQVLEESIQASLQESKRMKHLIQEMLDLTRAEQVDLQYPDKTTDVNEVLNRTVNDMRMIHQDFTITYDDADLKPDTIVKIYRNHLEQILIILIDNAIKYSTDRKEILVAAATEEDKVKILVQDFGEGIAPDEQDKIFNRFYRVDKARTREKGGNGLGLAIAQKLVESYHGKISVSSTLGSGSKFMIEFPLLKSESDK, encoded by the coding sequence ATGAAAATGATGAAGCACGTGAAGAAACAAAATAAATCTAAGAAAGAGACCCTAAAGTCCTCACTAACTTTTAAGTGGGTAAGTTTAGTTGCAGCGACAATTACGGTCTCTTTTGTTATATTTTCAATTGCAATTTATTCTTTAGTTAAGCAACAAATTATCTCACAGGAAAGAAATTTGACAGAGAGTGTAGCAACTACATTTCAAAGAAGACTCGTTGAAATTCCAACAAGTTTACAAATTTCAAATGTTGTACCTCAGCTTTCTCCTAATACGAATCGTATTTTAGAAGGACAAACACCAATTACTTCTAATAATGGCGGTAATGTTTTTAATGATGATGTATTAGCTACTTTATCGAATCGTGATACTAGTATTACGATTTATAATCCTGCTGGAGATGTTGTTTTTAGTAATGGGAATGTTCCCGATGAAGGGATGCCACAATTTAGTAAAACTGAAAATCATGTATTAAAAGTTGTAACGACGCAAGGGAAAATCCATATGAAGGTATATCAGAAGATTTTTTCTGAGAGGACACATCGGTTAACTGGGTATTTGATTGTGGATAATTCCATGGATCAACAAAATCAAGTATTGAAATCTATTCGACACTGGATGATTAGTCTATCAGTTATTGCTATTGTAGTTTTTATTGGGTTGTCTTACTTGATAGTTAATAGCGTTGTACAACCAATTAAGAAAATGTCTCAAATTTCTCACGATATTAATAAAGACCCCACTGATAAAAGGCGAGTACCCGATCTTCATAGAAATGATGAATTAGGAGAACTGGCTATATCTTTTAATAAGATGCTTGATAGAATGCAAGCCTATATGCAGCAGCAAAAACAATTTGTAGGAGATGTATCTCATGAATTGAGGACTCCCGTAGCTGTAATTGAAGGACACTTAAATTTATTAGAGCGGTGGGGAAAAGATGATCCTCAAGTACTGGAAGAATCAATTCAGGCTTCTCTTCAAGAAAGCAAGAGAATGAAACATTTGATTCAAGAAATGCTAGATCTAACTAGGGCTGAGCAGGTTGATTTGCAGTATCCTGATAAAACGACTGATGTCAATGAAGTATTAAATCGAACTGTTAATGACATGAGAATGATTCATCAAGACTTTACTATTACTTATGATGATGCAGACTTAAAACCTGATACAATAGTTAAGATTTATCGTAATCATCTTGAGCAAATTTTAATCATTTTGATTGATAATGCTATTAAATATTCTACTGATCGAAAAGAAATTTTAGTGGCTGCTGCTACTGAAGAAGATAAAGTTAAGATTTTAGTTCAAGATTTTGGTGAAGGAATTGCTCCTGATGAGCAGGACAAGATTTTCAATCGTTTTTATCGTGTAGATAAGGCTAGAACCCGTGAAAAGGGTGGAAATGGTCTAGGCTTAGCTATTGCTCAGAAACTAGTTGAAAGTTATCATGGAAAGATCAGTGTTAGTTCAACACTTGGCTCAGGCAGTAAGTTCATGATTGAATTTCCATTATTAAAATCTGAGTCAGATAAATAA
- a CDS encoding TrmH family RNA methyltransferase translates to MIEINSVNNPTIKSLRKLEQKKYRKKTQTYLIEGFHLVEEALKSHENYLYVLGTAEALKKLDTTYKLKDNKVIQITDAIAQHLSSTKNSQDIFMVLPINQPKSFSFEYGKWVVLDNLTDPGNVGTIIRTADAAGFDGVVLSEESVDLYNPKVQRSMQGSQFHIQIIQNPILEAISSFKENGLPVYVSILDKTAKSLNNCAPVPQLALVIGNEAHGASKEVIETADKKIYIPIKGKAESLNAAVAAGIMIYHFS, encoded by the coding sequence ATGATAGAAATTAACTCAGTAAATAATCCCACAATTAAAAGCCTTAGAAAGCTTGAACAAAAAAAGTATCGTAAAAAGACCCAAACTTATTTAATTGAAGGTTTTCATTTAGTTGAAGAAGCTTTAAAGAGTCATGAAAACTATCTTTATGTTTTAGGAACAGCAGAAGCTTTAAAAAAATTAGATACGACTTATAAATTAAAAGATAATAAAGTCATCCAGATTACCGATGCAATTGCTCAGCATTTAAGTAGTACTAAAAATAGTCAAGATATCTTTATGGTGCTACCAATTAATCAACCAAAATCATTTAGTTTTGAATATGGAAAATGGGTTGTTTTAGATAATTTAACTGATCCAGGAAATGTTGGAACAATTATTCGTACAGCCGATGCAGCTGGTTTTGATGGTGTAGTATTATCTGAAGAAAGTGTAGATTTATATAATCCAAAAGTTCAGCGTAGTATGCAGGGGAGCCAGTTCCATATTCAAATTATCCAAAATCCGATTTTAGAAGCTATTAGTAGTTTTAAGGAAAATGGTCTTCCAGTCTATGTAAGCATTCTTGATAAAACTGCTAAGTCCTTGAATAATTGTGCCCCAGTTCCTCAATTAGCGCTCGTAATTGGAAACGAGGCTCATGGGGCAAGTAAAGAGGTAATTGAAACAGCGGATAAAAAGATCTATATCCCGATAAAGGGAAAGGCAGAATCATTAAATGCGGCAGTAGCAGCGGGTATTATGATTTATCATTTTTCATAA
- a CDS encoding nucleotidyltransferase, translating into MSVIGIVAEYNPFHSGHEFLMNQARLAAKNDPIIVVMSGNYVQRGQMAIMDKWQRAKAALASGADLVFELPFSFAVQPADIFANGSIKMLSDLGVSELFFGVEDANLNFSYLGQKINQIPKNRMDFRDYTQTYATQYNEMVAREVGHEVNQPNMMLAVAYAVASEQLKNPLHLHPITRVGSGHDDPLLQDKIVSSATAIRNYCLHHPNDLSELKKYLPKGELVSLESQKVYPNWNLLFSFLKYRIESASLEELQSIYQMSEGLEYKMKEEIHTAEDFTSFLRQIKSKRYTYARLRRLCLYTLLNVTENEIKDSYQDVSTLLLGYSSRGRNYLKKIRKDVQVPIISKVDKKNAASGTLGLQVKVDRLFEQIIGEDQNFGRKPIEVK; encoded by the coding sequence ATGAGTGTAATTGGCATTGTAGCCGAATATAATCCTTTTCATAGTGGCCATGAGTTTTTAATGAATCAAGCCCGCTTAGCAGCTAAAAATGATCCAATAATTGTTGTAATGTCAGGTAATTATGTTCAACGTGGACAAATGGCGATTATGGATAAGTGGCAAAGAGCAAAGGCAGCTTTAGCTTCTGGAGCCGATTTGGTATTCGAACTACCATTTTCTTTTGCTGTGCAGCCAGCTGATATTTTTGCTAATGGTAGTATTAAAATGTTGAGTGATTTGGGAGTGTCAGAATTATTTTTTGGAGTAGAGGATGCGAATTTAAATTTCTCTTATTTGGGTCAAAAAATAAATCAAATTCCCAAGAATCGGATGGACTTTCGAGACTACACTCAAACTTATGCTACTCAATATAATGAAATGGTTGCTAGAGAAGTGGGGCATGAAGTAAATCAACCTAACATGATGTTAGCTGTTGCTTATGCAGTTGCAAGTGAACAATTAAAGAATCCACTTCATTTACATCCTATAACAAGAGTAGGAAGTGGACACGATGATCCACTTTTACAAGATAAAATAGTTTCCTCAGCTACGGCTATTAGAAATTATTGTTTGCATCATCCCAATGACTTATCTGAATTAAAAAAATATCTTCCTAAAGGAGAATTAGTAAGTTTAGAAAGTCAAAAAGTTTATCCGAACTGGAATCTTTTATTTAGCTTTTTGAAGTATCGAATTGAAAGTGCAAGTTTAGAAGAATTGCAGTCAATTTATCAAATGAGTGAAGGACTAGAATACAAAATGAAGGAAGAAATTCATACTGCAGAAGATTTTACTTCATTTTTGCGGCAAATTAAGTCTAAGCGATATACTTATGCTCGTTTAAGAAGATTATGTCTTTACACGCTTTTAAATGTCACTGAGAACGAAATAAAGGATTCTTATCAAGATGTTTCAACCCTACTGTTAGGTTACAGTAGTCGAGGAAGAAATTATCTTAAGAAAATTAGAAAAGATGTTCAAGTGCCGATTATTTCAAAAGTTGATAAGAAAAATGCTGCAAGTGGAACTTTAGGTTTACAAGTAAAAGTGGATCGGCTTTTTGAACAAATTATAGGTGAAGATCAAAATTTTGGTCGTAAGCCAATCGAGGTAAAATAA
- the rsfS gene encoding ribosome silencing factor, translating into MDSKKLLDLTVEAIDERHGEDTEAYDMQGISILADYYVVTTAGSNRQLHAIVNSIIDKIHEHGKEDYRIEGTRDSNWLLVDMGDVVVNVFTEDARDFYGLEKLWSNGKKLELNLD; encoded by the coding sequence TTGGATAGTAAGAAATTATTAGATTTAACTGTAGAAGCAATCGATGAAAGACATGGTGAAGATACTGAAGCATATGATATGCAAGGAATTAGTATTTTAGCGGATTACTACGTTGTAACAACAGCTGGCTCAAACCGTCAACTTCATGCCATCGTTAACAGTATTATTGATAAGATCCATGAACATGGAAAAGAAGACTACCGTATTGAAGGAACGCGTGATTCTAACTGGCTCTTGGTAGATATGGGAGATGTAGTTGTAAATGTATTTACTGAAGATGCCCGAGACTTTTATGGCTTAGAAAAGCTTTGGAGCAATGGTAAGAAACTAGAATTAAACTTAGACTAA
- the pheS gene encoding phenylalanine--tRNA ligase subunit alpha, translated as MDLFDRINKLKEEGLNQINQAENQKMLDKIRVELMGRKGELTQILHSMKDIAPENRPKVGQEVNQVRDLLQKQLDEAKNNFLQTLIAKKLEEEKIDVTLPGREGHLGSKHPINIILDDLESYFIGMGYEVVQGPEIETDHYVFEMMNLPKDHPARDMQATFYIDEKNLLRTQTSGDQARVLEKHDFSKGPLKMVGPGKVYRRDDDDATHSHQFQQMEGLVIDKNVTMSDLKGTLEMIAKHVFGQDRKTRLRPSYFPFTEPSVEMDVSCFNCDGKGCPICKYTGWIEVLGAGMVHPNVLENAGVDSTVYSGFAFGLGLDRFAILKYGISDIRDFYTNDVRFLAQFRKEED; from the coding sequence ATGGACTTATTCGATAGAATAAATAAGTTAAAAGAAGAAGGATTGAATCAAATCAATCAGGCTGAAAACCAAAAAATGCTTGATAAGATTAGAGTAGAATTAATGGGACGCAAGGGTGAATTAACTCAGATTCTTCACTCAATGAAAGATATTGCCCCAGAAAATAGACCTAAAGTGGGACAAGAAGTAAATCAAGTTCGTGATCTTCTTCAAAAGCAATTAGATGAAGCAAAAAACAACTTCTTACAAACTTTAATTGCCAAAAAATTAGAAGAAGAAAAAATTGATGTTACTTTACCTGGTCGTGAGGGACATTTAGGTTCAAAGCATCCTATTAATATTATTTTAGATGATTTAGAAAGCTACTTTATTGGAATGGGTTATGAAGTAGTTCAAGGTCCAGAAATTGAAACTGATCACTATGTCTTTGAAATGATGAACTTGCCAAAGGATCACCCTGCTCGTGATATGCAAGCAACTTTCTATATTGATGAGAAAAACTTACTTAGAACGCAAACGTCAGGAGATCAAGCTAGAGTTTTAGAAAAGCATGATTTTTCTAAAGGTCCATTAAAGATGGTTGGTCCAGGTAAGGTATATCGTAGAGATGATGATGATGCAACTCACTCTCATCAATTCCAACAAATGGAAGGCTTAGTAATCGATAAAAATGTTACTATGTCAGACCTTAAGGGAACTCTAGAAATGATTGCCAAGCACGTTTTTGGTCAAGATCGCAAGACTCGTCTTCGTCCATCTTACTTCCCATTTACTGAACCATCAGTTGAAATGGATGTTTCTTGTTTTAATTGTGATGGTAAGGGGTGTCCAATTTGTAAGTATACTGGCTGGATCGAAGTACTTGGTGCTGGTATGGTTCACCCAAATGTTTTAGAAAATGCTGGTGTAGATTCAACAGTCTATAGTGGTTTTGCCTTTGGTTTAGGGTTAGATCGTTTTGCAATTTTGAAATACGGCATTTCTGATATTCGTGATTTCTATACTAATGATGTACGTTTCTTAGCACAATTCCGTAAGGAGGAAGATTAA